In one Chryseobacterium camelliae genomic region, the following are encoded:
- a CDS encoding thioredoxin family protein codes for MKKIISIICLFLLTFNFAQVKWMTIEEALKAQKENPKKILIDFYADWCGPCKIMDKKTYGHQVIADIINENYYPVKFNAEEKKSIEIFDRTFSNPNTEVKRGRNSLHEFTQYMNVGAVPSTVFLDESGGPITILQGELSAKELEPYLEFISKDLFKKIRSREQWEDYQKKFKSNIKD; via the coding sequence ATGAAGAAAATTATAAGCATCATCTGCCTTTTTTTGTTGACTTTCAACTTTGCGCAGGTAAAATGGATGACCATTGAAGAGGCATTGAAAGCTCAGAAAGAGAATCCTAAAAAAATACTGATCGATTTTTATGCAGACTGGTGTGGTCCGTGTAAGATCATGGATAAAAAAACATACGGACATCAGGTGATTGCCGATATTATTAATGAAAACTATTATCCGGTAAAATTTAATGCTGAAGAAAAAAAGTCAATCGAAATTTTTGACAGAACATTCTCCAACCCAAATACAGAAGTAAAAAGAGGCAGAAATTCTTTGCATGAATTCACTCAATATATGAATGTGGGAGCTGTTCCAAGTACAGTGTTTCTGGATGAAAGCGGCGGACCTATCACCATTTTGCAAGGGGAATTATCTGCTAAGGAGCTGGAGCCCTATTTGGAATTTATCTCAAAAGATCTATTCAAAAAAATCCGTTCGAGAGAACAATGGGAAGATTACCAGAAAAAATTTAAATCGAACATAAAAGATTAA
- a CDS encoding peptide MFS transporter, translating to MSKTLEEIQNFEGKYPKQIWSLFFSEMWERFCFYGMRGMLVFFMISQLNFHEKEANLQYGATQAFVYAFTFVGGLFADKILGFRKSLFWGGLLMIVGSLILATDPHKFFFLGIAFTVVGTGFFKPNISSMVGQLYKPNDSRADAGFSLFYAGINLGALLGGYFCIAIGKGEILANVISEASRWNIAFGLAAVVMVVSLINFVFTQRSLGTIGLQPGHPLNEVKSAPIPKWKEYGVYVLSLIFVPIIMIMVAKTEYTDYFMWTIGPLTLIYLFYEMTKVTSAERKKLWAALVFILFSILFWGIYEQSGGSLSIFAAKNLNKDLLGLDPNGVNNSGGAFFIIFLAPLIGLLWIWLNKRKIEPNTIIKFGLGFIFLGLGYYVLFATRLFANLQGITSLNFFTIALLVITLGELCLSPIGLSIMTKLSTKNLQGMMMGMWFLASAYGQYVAGIIGAGLATAKEGSTNYDALITYTDGYKQLGLYAVIAGVVLILISPFVKKLMQEVK from the coding sequence ATGAGCAAAACTCTAGAAGAAATACAAAATTTTGAAGGGAAATACCCTAAGCAAATCTGGAGCCTTTTTTTCTCTGAAATGTGGGAACGTTTCTGTTTTTACGGAATGCGCGGAATGCTGGTTTTCTTTATGATTTCCCAGCTTAATTTCCACGAAAAAGAAGCCAATCTTCAATACGGTGCCACTCAGGCATTCGTGTACGCTTTTACTTTTGTTGGCGGACTTTTCGCCGATAAAATTTTAGGTTTCAGAAAATCTCTTTTTTGGGGTGGACTTCTTATGATTGTCGGCAGCTTAATTCTGGCAACCGACCCACATAAATTCTTTTTCTTGGGAATTGCCTTTACCGTTGTAGGGACAGGTTTCTTTAAACCCAATATTTCATCAATGGTTGGCCAGCTTTACAAACCAAACGATTCAAGAGCTGATGCGGGATTTTCGCTTTTCTATGCAGGAATCAATCTTGGAGCATTGCTTGGAGGATATTTTTGTATTGCAATCGGGAAAGGAGAGATTTTAGCTAATGTAATTTCTGAAGCATCAAGATGGAATATTGCTTTCGGTCTGGCGGCAGTTGTAATGGTGGTAAGTTTAATTAATTTTGTTTTTACACAAAGAAGCTTAGGTACAATCGGGCTTCAACCGGGGCATCCTTTAAATGAAGTAAAATCTGCTCCCATTCCAAAATGGAAAGAATACGGAGTATATGTGCTATCATTAATTTTTGTCCCGATCATTATGATCATGGTTGCGAAAACAGAATATACCGATTATTTCATGTGGACCATCGGGCCACTGACATTAATCTACCTGTTCTACGAAATGACAAAAGTAACTTCTGCAGAGCGTAAAAAACTTTGGGCGGCTTTGGTTTTCATTTTATTCTCCATTTTATTCTGGGGAATCTACGAGCAAAGCGGAGGCTCATTAAGTATTTTCGCAGCTAAAAACTTAAATAAAGATCTTCTCGGATTGGATCCGAATGGTGTCAATAATTCCGGAGGTGCATTCTTCATTATTTTCTTAGCCCCGTTGATCGGATTGCTTTGGATCTGGCTAAATAAAAGAAAAATTGAACCTAATACGATTATTAAATTCGGTTTAGGGTTTATTTTCCTTGGCTTAGGATATTATGTTTTGTTTGCCACAAGACTTTTCGCAAATCTTCAGGGAATCACTTCTTTAAACTTTTTCACGATTGCATTACTTGTAATTACTTTAGGGGAGCTTTGTCTCTCTCCTATCGGATTATCTATCATGACAAAACTTTCCACAAAAAATCTTCAGGGAATGATGATGGGAATGTGGTTTCTGGCTTCTGCTTACGGGCAATATGTTGCCGGAATTATCGGTGCAGGTTTGGCAACCGCAAAAGAAGGTTCCACCAACTATGATGCTTTAATCACTTACACCGATGGATATAAACAATTAGGTTTATACGCTGTAATTGCCGGAGTGGTATTAATTTTGATTTCCCCATTCGTGAAAAAGTTAATGCAGGAAGTAAAATAG
- a CDS encoding PDDEXK nuclease domain-containing protein: MEISEDSLFQSVKEIITQSREKVFRIANSTLLFTYWQIGKLIVEDEQKGKERAEYGKYTLKNLSKKLTLEFGKGFDESNLRNMRSFYSVFPICDALRHELTWTHYRMLIKIDSSNKINYYINESIQNNWSSRDLKRQINSLAYERVLEHKKQSTETIQSILKDPYIFEFLGLKPHEKISEKEIETSIIDHIQKFLLEFGKGFAFVARQQHISTDTSDFYIDLVFYNYILKCFVIIDLKTGELSHQDIGQIDMYVRMYDDLKRGEGDNPTIGILLCSEKDETIVKYSVLNDQNNLFASKYLLYLPKEEELKQIIDQDRIRFELDQDNNKPFN; this comes from the coding sequence ATGGAAATTTCCGAAGATTCTTTATTTCAATCCGTAAAAGAGATCATTACCCAATCGCGCGAAAAGGTTTTTCGAATCGCGAATTCTACTCTGTTATTTACCTATTGGCAAATCGGAAAACTGATTGTTGAAGATGAACAAAAAGGAAAAGAACGTGCCGAATATGGAAAATATACGTTAAAAAATCTTTCTAAAAAATTGACTTTGGAGTTTGGAAAAGGCTTTGATGAAAGCAATTTACGAAATATGCGTTCTTTTTATAGTGTATTTCCAATATGTGACGCACTGCGTCACGAATTAACTTGGACTCATTACAGAATGTTGATAAAGATAGATTCTTCCAATAAAATTAATTATTATATTAATGAATCTATTCAAAATAATTGGAGTTCAAGAGACTTAAAAAGGCAAATCAATTCTTTAGCTTACGAAAGAGTTTTAGAACATAAAAAACAATCTACCGAAACGATTCAAAGTATTTTAAAAGATCCTTACATCTTTGAATTTTTAGGATTAAAGCCTCATGAAAAAATATCTGAAAAAGAAATAGAAACTTCTATCATCGATCATATCCAAAAATTTCTTCTTGAATTCGGAAAAGGATTCGCTTTCGTTGCGAGACAACAGCATATTTCTACTGATACTTCCGACTTCTATATTGATTTGGTATTTTATAATTATATTCTGAAATGTTTTGTCATTATCGATTTAAAAACCGGAGAACTTTCGCATCAAGATATTGGACAAATTGATATGTATGTAAGGATGTATGATGATTTGAAAAGAGGCGAAGGTGATAACCCGACTATCGGAATTCTCTTATGTTCTGAAAAAGACGAAACAATTGTAAAATATTCGGTACTAAACGACCAAAATAATCTTTTTGCAAGCAAATATTTACTGTATCTTCCAAAAGAAGAAGAATTAAAACAAATTATTGACCAGGACAGAATCCGTTTTGAGCTTGATCAGGATAATAATAAACCCTTTAATTAA
- a CDS encoding peptide MFS transporter: MDNIEALNPKADEFVENKGSRHPKGLWVLFGTEMWERFNFYGMRALLTLFMVNSLLIKEADAAIIYGGFLALCYLTPLLGGFIADKYIGNRNAILIGGSLMAIGQFLLFISASTFSGSLDSAKMFMWLALFIIIFGNGFFKPNISSMVGSLYPKQEKSKLDSAFTIFYMGINIGAFLGQFICPYLGDVKDATTGVRDIFAFKWGFLAASIAMVIGTITFFILKNKYVVTPEGRPIGGLPKHNTSADFEEGETQTAKFSGAALGITGFVFVVLFFAFRYLLVGEIGFKAVEMGQLIKGIIYPFIYAAGISLAFLIMSSAENKVEKQRIWVIYIVSFFIIFFWAAFEQAGSSLTFIADNQTDRSIFGWNMPPSMVQIFNGIFVVLLAVPFSLCWDKLRAKGKEPVSPMKQAIGLALIALSYFIIAHNVKDLGNSGLLAIKWLMLLYFIQTCGELCLSPIGLSLVGKLAPKRFASLLYGVFFISNAAGYALAGSLGALIPATGDKFKKAQEIGVNLQDVLDKKITLTADQVAAFEKAQLPLENPNFVGFEIHNLFEFFMVFVVLCGIAAVILALISPILKKMMHGVN, translated from the coding sequence ATGGATAATATTGAAGCATTAAATCCGAAAGCGGATGAATTTGTAGAAAATAAAGGTTCCAGACATCCAAAAGGATTATGGGTTCTTTTCGGAACCGAAATGTGGGAGCGTTTCAATTTTTACGGAATGAGAGCGTTGTTAACGCTTTTTATGGTAAATTCCTTATTGATAAAAGAAGCTGATGCTGCCATCATCTATGGTGGATTTTTAGCTTTATGCTATCTTACTCCGCTTTTGGGAGGTTTCATTGCTGATAAGTATATCGGAAACAGAAACGCAATTCTGATCGGAGGGTCATTGATGGCCATTGGTCAGTTCTTACTTTTCATCAGTGCTTCAACATTCTCAGGTAGCTTAGACAGTGCAAAAATGTTCATGTGGCTGGCACTTTTCATCATTATTTTCGGTAACGGATTCTTCAAACCGAATATTTCTTCAATGGTAGGGAGTCTTTATCCTAAGCAAGAAAAATCGAAGCTGGACTCTGCTTTCACTATTTTCTATATGGGAATCAATATTGGAGCGTTCTTAGGACAGTTTATTTGTCCATACTTAGGTGACGTAAAAGACGCTACAACTGGAGTGAGAGATATTTTTGCGTTCAAATGGGGATTCTTAGCTGCTTCAATTGCAATGGTAATCGGAACAATAACATTCTTCATCCTTAAAAATAAATATGTTGTAACGCCGGAAGGGAGACCTATCGGAGGATTACCAAAACATAATACAAGTGCAGATTTTGAAGAAGGTGAAACACAAACTGCAAAATTCTCCGGTGCAGCCTTAGGAATTACAGGATTTGTTTTTGTCGTTCTTTTCTTTGCTTTCAGATATTTACTCGTAGGTGAAATCGGATTCAAAGCAGTAGAAATGGGGCAATTAATCAAAGGAATTATTTATCCTTTCATTTATGCTGCGGGTATTTCCTTGGCATTCCTTATTATGTCTTCTGCAGAAAACAAAGTTGAAAAACAAAGAATCTGGGTAATCTACATCGTATCATTCTTTATTATTTTCTTCTGGGCTGCTTTCGAACAGGCAGGATCTTCATTGACGTTTATTGCAGATAACCAAACGGACAGAAGCATCTTCGGATGGAATATGCCGCCTTCAATGGTTCAGATTTTCAATGGAATCTTTGTTGTATTATTGGCTGTTCCTTTCAGTTTGTGCTGGGATAAATTGAGAGCAAAAGGAAAAGAGCCGGTATCTCCTATGAAGCAAGCAATTGGTTTGGCTTTGATCGCTTTAAGTTATTTCATCATTGCACACAACGTAAAAGATCTTGGAAACTCAGGATTGTTAGCAATCAAATGGTTAATGTTATTATATTTCATCCAGACTTGCGGTGAGCTTTGCTTATCTCCAATCGGATTGTCATTGGTAGGAAAATTAGCTCCAAAAAGATTTGCTTCATTATTATATGGTGTATTCTTTATTTCTAATGCTGCCGGTTATGCATTGGCAGGTTCATTAGGAGCTTTGATTCCGGCTACGGGCGATAAATTCAAAAAAGCACAGGAAATCGGAGTAAACCTTCAGGATGTTTTAGATAAAAAAATAACGTTAACTGCTGATCAGGTTGCTGCTTTTGAAAAGGCACAATTACCTTTGGAAAACCCAAATTTTGTAGGATTTGAAATCCACAACTTATTCGAATTCTTCATGGTATTCGTAGTATTGTGTGGTATTGCTGCTGTGATCTTAGCTTTAATTTCGCCAATCTTAAAGAAAATGATGCATGGTGTGAACTAA
- a CDS encoding peptide MFS transporter, with translation MKTKHPKGLPFLFFTEMWERFGYYLILGIFVLYVIEPTGLKGGLGLPDKTADDIFGTYIALTYLTPFIGGFLADRVLGYIKSIYLGGILMAAGYIGMGVFKDLTLFYCSLALIIIGNGFFKPTISTLLGNLYSEEPYKANKDSGYNIFYMGINIGAFICNIIAAFMRNKFGWGEAFITAGVGMLIGMVIFTIGRKHYIHAAQMKPVQEGDTKLSEIMLKVFLPAIIAGAIGWVIPGNIFGSDNTDAFIFACIPVIYFYASLYFKAKPEEKSSIGALLSVFLISMFFWAVFKQNGTALTRWANYYTDRSVPASLEKPLEGIYMVDGKSYENKEVPVYDDQFQSQKDKDGNTIKEQGKDVYFKNISTEQRAALEKNPETKTYLYNTELFQSINPFWVIVLTPVVVGFWALLRRKGKEPLTPTKIVLGLFISALSCLVMYLAVWAGENGVVKVSPWWLVASYGVITIGELCLSPMGLSFVSKLSPARITALMMGGFFLANSVGNKLSGILASTWYSYDNKMNYFLVNFGLLIFATLLGLSMLKRLNKIMKEKGH, from the coding sequence ATGAAGACTAAACATCCTAAAGGATTGCCTTTCCTCTTCTTTACTGAAATGTGGGAGCGTTTCGGGTATTATTTAATTCTCGGAATTTTTGTATTGTATGTGATTGAACCTACAGGTTTAAAAGGAGGTCTTGGACTTCCCGACAAAACGGCAGACGACATTTTCGGAACTTATATCGCTTTGACTTATTTAACTCCTTTCATCGGTGGTTTCTTAGCAGACAGAGTTTTGGGGTATATCAAATCGATCTATTTAGGAGGCATTCTAATGGCAGCCGGATATATCGGGATGGGTGTTTTCAAAGATCTGACCTTATTTTACTGTTCATTAGCATTAATTATCATCGGTAACGGTTTCTTCAAACCCACTATTTCTACTCTTTTAGGAAATCTCTATTCCGAAGAACCTTATAAAGCCAATAAAGATTCCGGATACAATATTTTTTACATGGGAATCAATATTGGGGCTTTTATCTGTAATATCATTGCAGCATTCATGAGGAATAAATTCGGTTGGGGTGAAGCTTTCATCACTGCCGGAGTCGGAATGCTAATCGGTATGGTGATTTTTACAATTGGTAGAAAACATTACATCCATGCTGCTCAAATGAAGCCTGTACAGGAAGGTGATACCAAGCTTTCTGAAATTATGCTGAAAGTTTTCTTGCCAGCTATCATTGCCGGAGCAATCGGCTGGGTAATTCCCGGAAATATTTTCGGAAGTGATAATACGGATGCCTTTATTTTTGCCTGTATTCCTGTTATTTATTTTTATGCATCGCTTTATTTTAAAGCAAAACCTGAAGAAAAATCATCTATCGGAGCTTTATTATCAGTATTCTTGATCAGCATGTTTTTCTGGGCGGTTTTCAAACAAAACGGAACTGCTTTAACAAGATGGGCCAATTATTATACGGATAGAAGCGTTCCGGCATCATTAGAAAAACCATTGGAAGGAATTTATATGGTTGACGGCAAAAGCTACGAAAATAAAGAAGTTCCTGTATATGACGATCAGTTTCAGTCTCAGAAAGATAAAGACGGAAATACGATTAAGGAACAAGGAAAAGATGTTTATTTTAAAAATATTTCTACTGAACAACGTGCAGCACTAGAAAAAAATCCGGAAACAAAAACTTATTTATACAATACAGAGTTATTTCAGTCGATCAATCCATTCTGGGTAATTGTTTTAACTCCGGTTGTTGTCGGATTCTGGGCTTTATTGAGAAGAAAAGGGAAAGAACCTTTAACGCCAACTAAAATTGTTTTGGGATTATTCATTTCAGCATTATCCTGTTTAGTGATGTATTTGGCGGTTTGGGCTGGAGAAAACGGGGTAGTGAAAGTTTCGCCTTGGTGGCTGGTTGCCAGTTACGGCGTAATCACAATTGGGGAGTTATGTCTTTCCCCGATGGGGCTATCTTTCGTTTCCAAACTTTCACCCGCAAGAATTACCGCTTTAATGATGGGAGGATTCTTCCTTGCAAACTCCGTTGGAAATAAACTTTCCGGAATTCTGGCAAGTACGTGGTACAGCTACGACAACAAAATGAATTATTTCCTGGTCAACTTCGGATTATTGATATTTGCTACTCTTCTAGGCTTATCAATGTTAAAAAGATTAAACAAAATTATGAAAGAAAAAGGGCATTAA
- a CDS encoding S9 family peptidase produces MKKFLLTLTVAAVFQSLSAQEITLDKIYSGYYRGKGIAGITSMKNGENYLVIEQGGIAKYSYKTSQKEGNIVDGNFDSYEFSDDESKILLLKESQPIYRHSFLGTFDVKDLKTGKTISLNNGKPVQEPRFSPDATKVAFIVDNNIFYQDVNSGKITQVTENGAKNKVLNGLADWVYEEEFGHARLYEWTKNSNAIIFVESVEENVPEIYIPIYGKTLYPSEMRYKYPKAGEKNSVVSAHIYLLDSGKKTKVNLNNFKNYYIPNVIQTAKPDEVVLITSERTQNASDVLKVNTKTGEVKKLFTETDEKWVDTDNVTLEFLDDNSFLWGSERDGNRHLYWYDQDGKLKKQVTKGSWEVTDYYGYNPKSKEIYVQTTEKGSINKVVSKVNIENGKAQLISNAEGNNSANFSKNYNYFIETSSTAAKPYTFVLKDGNGKVVKELQNNDAQLQKLKADNFVEKEFITIPNEAGDQMNAWIIKPKNFDKNKKYPLFMFQYSGPGSQQVSNSWDNGNGIWFEMLAQKGYIVACVDGRGTGYKGAKFKKVTYMNLGKYEIEDQITAAKWFGNQSYIDKSRIGIFGWSFGGYMASLAMTKGADVFKVGIAVAPVTNWRYYDSVYTERFLRTPQENPDGYDKNSPTEYANLLKGKFLLIHGTADDNVHFQNSMEFSEALIQNKKQFEFMAYPDKNHGIYGGQTRPQLYQKMTDFILENL; encoded by the coding sequence ATGAAAAAATTCTTATTAACGCTTACAGTTGCTGCTGTATTTCAAAGTTTATCCGCACAGGAAATCACTTTAGATAAAATATATTCAGGATATTACCGTGGAAAAGGCATTGCCGGAATCACTTCCATGAAAAACGGTGAAAATTATCTGGTTATCGAACAAGGCGGAATCGCTAAGTATTCTTATAAAACCTCTCAAAAAGAAGGAAACATTGTAGACGGAAATTTTGACAGCTATGAATTTTCCGATGATGAATCTAAAATTCTTTTGTTAAAAGAAAGCCAGCCGATTTACAGACATTCATTTTTAGGGACTTTTGATGTAAAGGATCTGAAAACGGGAAAAACGATTTCATTAAACAACGGAAAACCGGTTCAGGAGCCAAGATTCTCCCCGGATGCAACAAAAGTGGCTTTCATTGTTGATAATAATATTTTTTATCAGGATGTAAATTCAGGAAAAATCACGCAGGTTACAGAAAACGGTGCTAAAAATAAAGTGTTAAACGGTCTTGCAGATTGGGTATATGAAGAGGAGTTCGGGCATGCAAGATTGTATGAATGGACAAAAAACTCCAATGCCATTATATTCGTAGAATCTGTTGAAGAAAATGTTCCGGAAATTTATATTCCTATTTATGGAAAAACGCTTTATCCAAGCGAAATGCGTTACAAATATCCGAAAGCAGGGGAAAAGAACTCCGTCGTTTCTGCCCACATCTATCTTTTGGATAGCGGTAAAAAAACAAAAGTAAACCTGAATAACTTTAAAAACTATTACATTCCAAACGTTATTCAGACTGCTAAACCTGACGAAGTTGTACTGATCACTTCTGAAAGAACACAGAATGCTTCCGATGTTCTGAAGGTAAATACCAAAACCGGAGAAGTGAAAAAATTGTTCACCGAGACCGATGAAAAATGGGTTGATACTGATAATGTAACGTTAGAGTTTTTAGACGATAACAGTTTCCTTTGGGGATCCGAAAGAGACGGAAACCGTCATTTATATTGGTATGACCAAGATGGAAAGCTGAAAAAACAGGTTACAAAAGGAAGTTGGGAAGTAACTGATTATTACGGTTACAATCCGAAATCTAAAGAAATCTATGTTCAGACCACAGAAAAAGGAAGCATCAACAAGGTTGTTTCCAAAGTAAATATCGAAAACGGAAAAGCCCAGCTGATTTCAAATGCAGAAGGAAATAATTCCGCGAACTTCAGCAAAAACTATAATTACTTCATCGAAACATCTTCTACTGCTGCAAAACCTTATACATTCGTTCTTAAAGACGGAAACGGTAAGGTAGTAAAAGAGCTTCAGAATAATGATGCCCAGCTTCAGAAATTAAAGGCAGATAATTTCGTTGAAAAAGAATTCATCACCATTCCGAATGAAGCCGGAGATCAGATGAATGCATGGATCATCAAACCTAAAAACTTTGATAAAAACAAAAAATATCCATTGTTCATGTTCCAATATTCAGGTCCGGGATCTCAACAGGTTTCAAACTCTTGGGACAACGGAAACGGAATCTGGTTTGAAATGCTGGCTCAAAAAGGCTATATCGTAGCTTGTGTTGACGGACGCGGAACCGGTTACAAAGGGGCTAAATTCAAAAAGGTAACTTATATGAATTTAGGAAAATACGAAATTGAAGACCAGATTACCGCTGCAAAATGGTTCGGAAACCAATCATACATTGATAAATCAAGAATCGGAATCTTCGGATGGAGCTTCGGTGGTTATATGGCCAGCTTAGCCATGACAAAAGGAGCCGATGTTTTCAAAGTGGGAATTGCGGTGGCACCGGTTACCAACTGGAGATATTATGATTCAGTATACACAGAAAGATTTTTGAGAACACCACAGGAAAATCCTGACGGATACGACAAAAACTCTCCTACTGAATATGCGAATTTATTAAAAGGAAAATTTTTATTAATCCACGGAACTGCTGATGACAACGTACATTTCCAAAATTCTATGGAATTCTCGGAAGCTTTAATTCAAAATAAAAAACAGTTTGAATTCATGGCATATCCTGACAAAAACCACGGAATTTACGGTGGACAGACAAGACCGCAGCTGTACCAGAAAATGACCGATTTTATTTTAGAAAATCTTTAA
- a CDS encoding DUF6496 domain-containing protein — protein MSKTKYSEKAQDKVGKVMHEFKEGKLKSSSGKKVTNRKQAVAIGISEAREKGLKVPSKKKKD, from the coding sequence ATGAGCAAAACAAAATATTCAGAAAAAGCTCAGGACAAAGTAGGAAAAGTAATGCACGAATTCAAGGAAGGAAAGTTGAAATCTTCTTCCGGGAAAAAAGTGACGAACAGAAAACAGGCAGTAGCCATAGGTATTTCTGAAGCCAGAGAAAAAGGACTGAAAGTACCTTCAAAAAAGAAAAAAGATTAA
- the glgP gene encoding alpha-glucan family phosphorylase, which yields MDFKNFKIPYSINPQYSKKVAYFSMEFAIEQVLKIYSGGLGFLAGSHMRSAYNLKQDLIGIGILWKFGYYDQARNHDQSLQPTWTRKMYSFLEDTGIKFQIEIHNAPVWVKVWYLDPDIFNTAPMFFLSTDVPENDHLSKTICHKLYDANEATKLAQYILLGKGGARLLDEMNIERDTYHLNEAHGLPAAFHLLKKYNGDLNKVKEKLVFTTHTPEEAGNEKHNLKLCYDMSYFSGLSMEEVKRIEGADDDRFNHSLCALKMAKIANGVSQLHGVVSRAMWSKYSGICGITSITNAQEFKYWADKPLYNSKDENDETVFDYRKKHLKKRLFKIVADQTGNLFNPNVFTMVWARRFAGYKRADLLLHDKDRLYRLLNHPKYPVQIIWAGKPYPMDYSAISTFNSLVEESKNHKNMAVLTGYELSLSKSLKQGSDLWLNNPRVPREASGTSGMTASMNGSVNLSTNDGWIPEFAKHGENSFVVPKADYQNMSIYEQDTYDLNKLYEILENEILPTYYENPNAWRKIQHNAMNDVKDQFNSDRMADEYYRILYNYEG from the coding sequence ATGGATTTTAAAAATTTTAAAATACCTTACAGCATCAATCCCCAATATTCTAAAAAAGTAGCCTATTTTTCGATGGAATTTGCCATTGAACAGGTGTTAAAAATATATTCAGGAGGTCTCGGATTTTTAGCAGGTTCTCACATGAGAAGCGCTTATAATTTAAAGCAAGACCTTATAGGAATCGGTATTCTTTGGAAATTCGGATATTATGACCAGGCCAGAAACCACGATCAGTCCTTACAACCGACATGGACCCGAAAAATGTACAGTTTTCTTGAAGATACCGGGATAAAATTTCAGATTGAAATACACAACGCTCCGGTTTGGGTGAAGGTTTGGTATTTAGATCCTGATATTTTCAATACAGCTCCAATGTTTTTCCTCTCAACAGATGTTCCTGAAAATGATCATCTTTCAAAAACGATCTGCCACAAACTCTACGACGCCAATGAAGCTACCAAACTAGCACAGTATATTTTATTAGGTAAAGGAGGAGCAAGATTACTCGATGAAATGAATATCGAAAGAGATACTTATCACCTCAATGAAGCTCACGGACTTCCTGCAGCATTTCATTTACTGAAAAAATACAACGGAGATTTAAATAAAGTAAAAGAAAAGCTGGTTTTCACCACCCATACTCCTGAAGAAGCAGGAAATGAAAAACACAACCTGAAACTCTGCTATGACATGTCCTATTTTTCAGGCCTGAGCATGGAAGAAGTAAAAAGAATTGAAGGTGCTGACGACGACCGCTTTAATCACTCTCTTTGTGCTTTGAAAATGGCAAAAATTGCCAACGGAGTTTCGCAGCTTCACGGGGTTGTTTCCAGGGCTATGTGGAGCAAATATTCCGGTATTTGCGGAATTACATCGATTACCAATGCTCAGGAATTTAAATATTGGGCAGATAAACCGCTGTACAATTCAAAAGACGAAAATGACGAAACCGTTTTCGATTACCGAAAAAAACATTTAAAGAAAAGACTATTTAAAATTGTTGCGGACCAGACCGGAAATCTATTTAATCCTAATGTATTTACAATGGTTTGGGCGAGAAGGTTTGCAGGCTACAAGCGTGCCGATTTACTTTTACATGACAAAGACAGATTGTACAGATTACTGAACCATCCAAAATATCCGGTTCAGATCATTTGGGCTGGGAAACCTTACCCGATGGATTATTCTGCGATTTCCACTTTTAACTCATTAGTTGAAGAAAGCAAAAACCATAAAAACATGGCGGTTCTTACAGGTTATGAACTTTCATTAAGCAAATCTTTGAAGCAAGGCTCAGATCTGTGGCTCAATAATCCAAGAGTTCCGAGAGAAGCTTCGGGAACTTCAGGAATGACAGCTTCTATGAACGGCTCCGTTAATTTATCTACAAACGACGGATGGATTCCTGAATTTGCAAAACACGGAGAAAACTCATTCGTTGTACCCAAAGCAGATTACCAAAATATGAGCATTTACGAGCAGGATACTTATGATTTGAATAAATTATATGAAATCCTTGAGAACGAAATCCTTCCTACCTATTACGAAAATCCTAATGCCTGGAGAAAAATTCAGCATAATGCGATGAATGATGTGAAGGACCAGTTCAACAGTGATCGGATGGCAGATGAGTATTACAGAATCTTATATAATTACGAAGGGTAA